A single Thiohalobacter thiocyanaticus DNA region contains:
- the soxB gene encoding thiosulfohydrolase SoxB, with product MSLSRREFLQMLAIAGMSGIHLSGCESGSSTQKQPGGVKPNAASSDLYDIPAFGNVSVMHYTDCHAQLLPIYFREPSINLGIGDMRGRPPHLVGEKFLEYYGIKPGTPEAHAFTYLNFEEAARTFGKVGGFAHLSTLVKRIRAQRPGSLLLDGGDTWQGSATSLWTNAQDMVDAQLLLGVDIMTPHWEMTYGAERVMEIIENDFQGRIEFLAQNVVDNDWGDPIFKPYSIREINGVPTAIIGQAFPYTPIANPGYMIPDWSFGIRDERMQQMVDQARGEGAQVVIVLSHNGADVDIKMASQVRGIDAIMGGHTHDAMPQPLVVSNSGGQTLVTNAGSNSKFLGVLDLDVKNGKVRDFKYHLLPVFSNLLEADAEMSAHIEAVRAPYKDKLAEELAVTDTTLYRRGNFNGTFDQLICDAMIEEMGAEIAFSPGFRWGTSLLPGQPITFEDLMTQTALTYPSTTLNNMTGERIKVILEDVADNIFNKDPYYQQGGDMVRVGGLKYSIDPTATIGNRISDMELNGKPIDPDKEYAVAGWANVSEPLDTRPIWDVVATYLRNQKTVSVTELNTPKLKNVAGNPGLAKTFQQ from the coding sequence ATGAGTCTGTCACGCCGCGAATTCCTGCAGATGCTGGCCATCGCCGGCATGTCGGGGATCCATCTGTCCGGCTGCGAATCCGGATCGTCCACCCAGAAGCAGCCCGGGGGCGTGAAACCGAACGCGGCATCCAGCGACCTGTACGACATCCCCGCCTTCGGCAATGTCTCGGTGATGCACTACACGGACTGCCACGCCCAGCTGCTGCCGATCTATTTCCGCGAACCCAGCATCAACCTCGGCATCGGTGACATGCGGGGGCGTCCGCCGCACCTGGTGGGCGAGAAATTCCTGGAGTACTACGGCATCAAGCCCGGGACCCCCGAGGCCCATGCCTTCACCTATCTGAACTTCGAGGAAGCCGCCCGCACCTTCGGCAAGGTCGGCGGCTTCGCTCACCTGTCCACCCTGGTCAAGCGCATCCGCGCCCAGCGCCCCGGCTCCCTGCTGCTCGACGGCGGCGACACCTGGCAGGGCTCGGCTACCTCGCTGTGGACCAACGCCCAGGACATGGTCGACGCCCAGCTGCTGCTCGGCGTGGACATCATGACCCCGCACTGGGAAATGACCTACGGCGCCGAGCGCGTCATGGAGATCATCGAGAACGATTTCCAGGGCAGAATCGAATTCCTCGCCCAGAACGTGGTGGACAACGACTGGGGCGACCCCATCTTCAAGCCCTACTCGATCCGCGAGATCAACGGCGTGCCGACCGCCATCATCGGCCAGGCCTTCCCCTACACCCCGATCGCCAACCCCGGCTACATGATCCCCGACTGGAGCTTCGGCATCCGCGACGAGCGCATGCAGCAGATGGTGGATCAGGCCCGCGGCGAGGGCGCCCAGGTGGTGATCGTGCTCTCCCACAACGGCGCCGACGTGGACATCAAGATGGCCTCGCAGGTGCGCGGTATCGACGCCATCATGGGCGGCCACACCCACGACGCCATGCCGCAGCCGCTGGTGGTCAGCAACAGCGGCGGCCAGACCCTGGTCACCAACGCCGGCTCCAACAGCAAGTTCCTCGGCGTGCTGGACCTGGATGTGAAGAACGGCAAGGTGCGCGACTTCAAGTATCACCTGCTGCCGGTCTTCTCCAACCTGCTGGAGGCCGACGCCGAGATGAGCGCCCATATCGAAGCGGTACGCGCGCCCTACAAGGACAAGCTGGCAGAGGAACTGGCCGTCACCGATACCACCCTGTACCGGCGCGGTAACTTCAACGGCACCTTCGACCAGCTGATCTGCGACGCCATGATCGAGGAGATGGGCGCGGAGATCGCCTTCTCGCCCGGCTTCCGCTGGGGCACCAGCCTGCTGCCCGGCCAGCCCATCACCTTTGAGGACCTGATGACGCAGACCGCGCTGACCTATCCCTCGACCACGCTCAACAACATGACCGGCGAGCGGATCAAGGTCATCCTGGAAGACGTGGCCGACAACATCTTCAACAAGGATCCCTACTATCAGCAGGGCGGCGACATGGTCCGCGTCGGCGGTCTGAAGTACAGCATCGACCCCACCGCCACCATCGGCAACCGCATCTCCGACATGGAGCTCAACGGCAAGCCGATCGATCCGGACAAGGAGTACGCGGTGGCCGGCTGGGCCAATGTCAGCGAGCCGCTGGACACCCGACCGATCTGGGACGTGGTGGCGACCTACCTGCGCAATCAGAAGACGGTCAGTGTCACCGAGCTGAACACGCCGAAACTGAAGAACGTGGCCGGCAACCCCGGACTGGCGAAGACCTTCCAGCAGTAA